In Thermotomaculum hydrothermale, a single genomic region encodes these proteins:
- a CDS encoding methyl-accepting chemotaxis protein encodes MRNFKQKLLNVFFIYVLITITFGLVLYYYLKEKSFVYIVVFFLLISAVFALFLRWYFSKIINFIKEQLNSLNSLVTKGEPSPVKDSIFEELHNEILIKSQEIKQIINDFVETNSLVKTRINDVIYSFNELLEDYGDFNKKFREMVNYISSISKDEFDIKVEDKLKSFVELTVEISRFKEQLIDLVEKVKDIVNDYIVRTSEDIKNANMVIKGFLSFSENLVLNIDKIILFLNNLTSHSGKLMEEIKKIDKHKNILIERVEKIRDNFDIEKDLFDEIVGVNRTVNDIFYQLKTLLLEVSNLNKKTSLMSLNALIYASESSQGDKKFGTVAKELKKLVEDIERKYSQINNYFSELMDKNNETSKLLVDFEKVKTESRVELSRIATDLDHLSHHTNMTQLSYSKIIEPIEENVTLLNSIKEGIINHSSAVKQVLIVFKDYLAKLDKAEKDKESFDSLVIATSTLLDYINSTLPTITNYITELFKSLEDFSKQLDEANLVINEFNNDKSVKEFGFMLEELQHKRIANLKNSIVLLEKANNIKKIL; translated from the coding sequence ATGAGGAATTTTAAACAAAAACTTTTGAATGTATTTTTTATATATGTTCTTATTACCATAACTTTTGGTCTTGTTCTTTACTATTATTTAAAAGAAAAATCCTTTGTTTATATTGTTGTGTTTTTTCTTTTAATTTCTGCTGTTTTTGCACTATTTTTGAGATGGTATTTTTCAAAAATAATAAATTTTATCAAAGAGCAATTAAATTCTCTCAATTCTCTTGTTACGAAGGGAGAGCCATCCCCTGTGAAGGATTCTATATTTGAAGAGTTACATAATGAGATTTTAATAAAATCTCAGGAGATAAAGCAGATTATAAATGATTTTGTTGAGACAAATAGCCTTGTAAAAACAAGGATAAATGATGTTATTTATTCATTTAATGAATTGCTTGAAGATTACGGTGATTTTAACAAAAAATTCAGGGAGATGGTTAACTATATTTCTTCTATTTCAAAAGATGAATTTGATATTAAAGTAGAAGATAAACTGAAGTCCTTTGTTGAGCTAACAGTTGAAATCAGCAGATTTAAAGAGCAGCTTATTGACCTTGTTGAAAAAGTAAAAGATATTGTAAATGATTATATTGTTAGAACTTCAGAGGATATAAAAAATGCAAATATGGTTATTAAAGGGTTTTTGTCATTTAGTGAAAACCTTGTGCTAAATATAGATAAGATAATTTTGTTTTTAAATAACTTAACCTCTCATTCAGGTAAACTGATGGAAGAAATAAAAAAAATTGATAAGCATAAAAATATTCTGATTGAGAGGGTGGAGAAAATAAGGGACAACTTTGATATTGAAAAAGATTTATTTGACGAGATTGTTGGAGTAAACAGAACTGTAAATGACATTTTTTATCAGTTGAAAACTTTGCTTTTAGAGGTATCAAATCTAAACAAAAAAACTTCTTTAATGTCTCTTAACGCGTTGATTTATGCTTCAGAATCTTCTCAAGGGGATAAAAAATTTGGAACAGTTGCAAAGGAATTAAAGAAACTGGTTGAAGATATTGAACGAAAATATTCTCAAATAAACAATTATTTTTCTGAATTAATGGATAAAAACAATGAAACCTCTAAACTGCTTGTTGATTTTGAAAAAGTGAAAACAGAAAGCAGGGTTGAACTGTCCAGAATTGCCACTGATTTAGACCATCTTTCCCACCATACCAATATGACGCAACTAAGCTATTCAAAAATTATAGAGCCAATTGAAGAAAATGTTACTCTGCTTAACAGTATAAAAGAAGGTATAATAAATCACAGCAGTGCAGTAAAACAGGTTTTGATTGTTTTTAAAGATTATCTTGCAAAGCTTGATAAGGCTGAGAAGGACAAAGAGTCTTTTGACAGCCTGGTTATTGCAACATCTACTTTGTTGGATTATATAAATAGCACACTTCCAACTATTACCAATTATATTACTGAACTTTTCAAAAGCCTTGAGGATTTTTCAAAACAACTTGATGAGGCAAATTTGGTAATTAATGAATTTAATAATGATAAATCAGTAAAAGAGTTTGGCTTTATGCTTGAAGAGTTACAGCATAAGAGGATTGCTAATTTGAAAAATTCAATTGTATTGCTTGAAAAGGCTAACAATATAAAAAAAATACTTTAA
- the truA gene encoding tRNA pseudouridine(38-40) synthase TruA — protein sequence MRNIKLILQYDGTNYSGWQIQPDVKTVQGVVKQAVETLVDHEVKLIGASRTDAGVHAFGQVAAFKTKKSHSLYVIKKGLNSILPEDIRVIKVEEVDTSFHPRFNAKGKTYKYRFFIGDVVPPFERFYCYQIRGKVDIEKMIEAAEFFKGEKDFSSFRDSMCTAKNPVKKIKVSKFNLLNNGFLEYIITGDSFLHHMVRNIAGTLLWIGKGKISIDSLPEIFEKKDRKFAGPTLDAKGLFLEKVYY from the coding sequence ATGAGGAATATAAAATTAATCCTTCAATACGACGGGACAAATTATTCTGGCTGGCAAATTCAACCAGATGTGAAAACAGTGCAGGGAGTAGTAAAGCAGGCAGTTGAAACCCTTGTTGACCATGAGGTAAAACTTATTGGTGCATCGAGAACAGATGCAGGAGTGCATGCATTTGGCCAGGTTGCCGCTTTTAAGACAAAAAAATCTCATTCCTTGTATGTGATTAAAAAAGGCTTGAATTCTATTTTACCTGAGGATATAAGGGTAATTAAGGTTGAAGAGGTTGATACTTCATTTCATCCCAGATTTAATGCAAAAGGGAAAACTTATAAATACCGCTTTTTTATAGGTGATGTTGTTCCCCCATTTGAAAGGTTTTACTGTTACCAGATTAGAGGCAAGGTTGATATTGAAAAAATGATTGAAGCAGCTGAGTTTTTTAAAGGAGAAAAGGATTTCTCTTCTTTCAGGGATTCAATGTGTACTGCAAAAAATCCTGTTAAAAAAATCAAAGTTTCAAAATTTAATTTGTTGAACAATGGCTTTTTAGAATATATAATAACAGGCGATAGTTTTTTGCATCATATGGTTAGAAATATTGCCGGTACTTTGCTGTGGATAGGGAAAGGGAAGATTAGTATTGATTCCCTGCCAGAAATTTTTGAGAAAAAAGACAGAAAATTTGCCGGGCCTACTCTTGATGCAAAGGGGTTATTTTTAGAAAAGGTTTATTATTAA